From a single Solanum dulcamara chromosome 4, daSolDulc1.2, whole genome shotgun sequence genomic region:
- the LOC129887822 gene encoding serine/threonine-protein phosphatase PP2A catalytic subunit-like: MSLDPVVSSQGNLDEQIAQLMQCKPLSEQEVKGLCEKAKEVLMDESNVQPVKSPVTICGDIHGQFHDLAELFRIGGKCPDTNYLFMGDYVDRGYYSVETVTLLVALKVRYPQRITILRGNHESRQITQVYGFYDECLRKYGNANVWKTFTDLFDYFPLTALVESEIFCLHGGLSPSIETLDNIRNFDRVQEVPHEGVMCDLLWSDPDDRCGWGISPRGAGYTFGQDISEQFNHTNSLKLIARAHQLVMEGFNWAHDQKVVTIFSAPNYCYRCGNMASILEVDDCNGHTFIQFEPAPKRGEPDVTGRTPDYFL; the protein is encoded by the exons ATGAGCTTGGATCCGGTGGTGTCTTCTCAAGGAAATCTTGATGAACAGATTGCTCAGCTTATGCAGTGCAAGCCTTTATCTGAACAAGAG GTAAAAGGATTATGTGAGAAAGCGAAGGAGGTCTTAATGGATGAAAGCAACGTGCAG CCTGTGAAAAGTCCTGTGACTATATGTGGTGATATTCACGGCCAATTCCATGATCTTGCTGAGCTTTTTCGGATTGGTGGGAAG TGTCCAGACACTAACTATTTATTTATGGGAGATTATGTAGATCGTGGATACTATTCTGTGGAAACAGTAACG CTTTTGGTGGCTCTCAAAGTGCGGTATCCTCAACGGATTACAATTTTGAGGGGAAATCATGAAAGTCGTcag ATTACTCAggtttatgggttttatgatgaATGTTTACGAAA ATATGGTAATGCCAATGTGTGGAAGACTTTCACAGATCTGTTTGACTACTTTCCTCTCACAGCTTTG GTTGAATCTGAAATCTTTTGCCTCCATGGTGGTTTGTCTCCATCTATTGAAACTCTTGATAATATTCGTAATTTTGACCGCGTCCAAGAAGTTCCACATGAGGGGGTCATGTGTGATCTTTTGTGGTCTGATCCTGATGATCGTTGCGGGTGGGGTATTTCACCCAGAGGTGCTGGATATACATTCGGCCAA GATATATCTGAGCAGTTTAACCACACCAACAGCTTAAAACTAATTGCGAGAGCGCACCAATTAGTTATGGAGGGATTCAATTGGGCCCAT GATCAAAAAGTGGTTACCATATTTAGTGCCCCTAATTATTGCTACCGCTGTGGGAATATGGCGTCCATCTTAGAAGTTGACGATTGCAATGGCCATACATTTATTCAG TTTGAACCAGCTCCTAAGAGAGGGGAGCCAGATGTAACGGGAAGAACGCCAGATTACTTCTTATGA
- the LOC129887821 gene encoding phytoene synthase 2, chloroplastic-like, whose protein sequence is MCPTTLCYSSNSCLNARNEIFSSKKCRTKLPIRADHQVLTVYPKKREKSIHELLSVQGISYTHRCVREVVWKQTHVTNDLCCRNPSFDPMFLDEAYELCRKICSEYAKTFYLGTKLMTEERQKAIWAIYVWCRRTDELVDGPNADYMNNSVLDKWEERLEDIFNNKPYDMLDAALTDTICKFPLDIKPFKDMIDGMRMDTRKSRYANFQELYMYCYCVAGTVGLMSVPIMGIAPESPVSAQTVYNAALHLGIGNQLTNILRDVGEDALRGRVYLPQDELAQFGIRDEDVFTRKVTDQWREFMKEQIRRARFYFNLAEEGASHLNKASRWPVWSSLILYRKILDAIEENDYDNLTKRAYVGRAKKFVTLPISYARALSLPSLASQ, encoded by the exons ATGTGTCCAACAACACTTTGTTATTCATCCAATTCATGCCTTAATGCAAGAAATGAAATTTTTTCATCTAAAAAATGCAGAACAAAATTACCGATAAGAGCTGATCATCAAGTTCTTACAGTTTATCCtaagaagagagaaaaatcCATTCATGAATTATTATCAGTACAAGGAATTTCTTACACTCATCGATGCGTTCGCGAAGTTGTTTGGAAACAAACACATGTTACAAATGATTTGTGCTGTAGAAATCCAAGTTTTGATCCTATGTTTCTTGATGAAGCTTATGAATTATGCAGGAAAATTTGTTCAGAATATGCTAAAACTTTCTACTTAG GGACTAAGCTAATGACTGAAGAGAGACAAAAGGCAATATGGGCTATCTATG tATGGTGCAGAAGGACAGATGAACTTGTTGATGGACCTAATGCTGATTACATGAACAACTCAGTTCTTGATAAATGGGAAGAGAGATTAGAAGACATTTTCAACAACAAACCTTATGACATGCTTGATGCTGCTTTAACTGATACCATTTGCAAGTTTCCTTTAGACATCAAG CCGTTCAAGGACATGATAGACGGAATGAGAATGGACACGAGGAAAAGCCGGTATGCAAATTTCCAGGAGCTGTATATGTACTGCTACTGTGTGGCTGGAACAGTTGGCCTAATGAGTGTACCAATAATGGGAATTGCACCAGAAAGTCCTGTTTCAGCTCAAACAGTATATAATGCAGCACTTCATTTGGGCATAGGGAATCAACTTACTAACATTCTAAGAGATGTTGGAGAAGA TGCATTGAGAGGAAGGGTTTATCTGCCacaagatgaactagcacagtttGGAATACGCGACGAGGACGTGTTCACGAGGAAAGTGACAGATCAATGGAGAGAATTCATGAAGGAGCAGATCAGAAGGGCAAGATTTTACTTCAATCTTGCTGAGGAGGGTGCTTCACATCTCAACAAAGCTAGTCGTTGGCCA GTTTGGTCATCCTTAATTTTGTACAGGAAGATATTGGATGCAATAGAGGAGAATGATTATGATAACTTGACAAAGAGAGCTTATGTTGGAAGAGCTAAGAAATTTGTCACTTTACCTATTTCATATGCTAGAGCTTTATCCTTGCCAAGTTTGGCCAGTCAATAG